The sequence below is a genomic window from Lolium perenne isolate Kyuss_39 chromosome 7, Kyuss_2.0, whole genome shotgun sequence.
CACCACTACGGCGAGCCGCCCGCCGCCGAGTCCTACTACGCCCCGGAACCGGAGCAGGAGGCCTGCAGCGACGTGTGGTTCAGGTACTCGCCGCCGCGCAAACCGACACCCAAGAAGACGAGAAGGCCGGAGGGGGAGAAGGGAAGCGTCCGGCGCCCGAGGGCGCCGGAGGCTGACGGCTTGGAGCGCGCCACCGCAATCAAGGCCAGagtcgcctccgcctcccgggtggTGCGGCCGGTCGACGAGGACCTGTACCAGGTGCCTCCGCCGGAGTTCATCAGCTCTCACCGGCCTAGGCGGAAGAGGAGGAGCCTGCTGATGGGATGCTTGGGACTCAACTCATGCGTCGCCTGACGGTGCTGTCGTGCGCGTTCTTGAGTAGATTGAATGGCCACTTGAAAGCTGGTTCTTGCTGTGTGTCTTCTGTTTTGTGATCTCTTCGGCTAGCCAAATGATCACTTGTATTGAGTTTAATGATCTACTAGTGTATGCTGGTGCACCGAGTTAATTAAGACTAGTAATAGACTAAGACCGACATGGTCGAGGATGTTCGTGGCAAGCAAATTATGTGCTTTTTTGTTTACAGAACGTTCCAAGGTCTCATGCACAAGGCTGAATTCAACAGCTGTTTTTTTTGAGATCGAATTCAACAGCTTCTACACACGCCCAAGGTCTCTGGTGCAGTGATGCAAGTGCACCTCTGCTGCTGTAGACAACGAAGTAAATGAGCCGCTGCATGCATGCAACTGCATGCCACGCAGATATCATAAATTCCCACCAAGAAAACGAGTTGCCACGCAGATATTATAGGACGGCACGCGCACGTCGTCTGGTCGTCCTCGTGCACGACCGGCCAGAGGTGCCAATGTGCCGTGCCATCGTACGTACGCACGCACTGTGGACTGTGCCACGGCATGGCTGACCACGAAACCTGCTTCCCTGGTGCCGCTGCCCGCTGACTGGGCCACTAGCTATTTCGGATTCAGGTTACCGCATCTCCATCGGCGTTGGACAGAAAAACGGTTCGCAGCAGCCATTACAGGGTGCTCGCACCACGCACGTGAGTcgtagtggggagtaacatagagtagtaacattgtgcatgttactaccctatgttactaccttcatagtgagtAGTTacatatatgtggtgtcatgcatattATATTTATTaaattgtagactcatcttgtcttgagaagtgtgatgttatggtaacatagctagttaccaccccattctctttcttcattcattgtcatgccatgtcaccaaaatgctttggggtgtgtgatgttactacctatgttactcccactatgagcagtctaatcTGTTGAGCATTTCCGTGCTGGTCCCGATGCATAGATACTCCCTCCTGCCCAAAATATATTGCATATAAATTTTGATCAAAGTTAAACTTCGTAAAGTTTAATCATCTATATTGATAAAAATATAAACATATATAATAAAATAATAATATTGTTAGAATTGTTATGAAAtgtattttcatattatatacaTTTGATATGGTAGATCTTTGTATTATTATATATATGCTTGCTCAAAGTTTGCACAGTTTGACTTTCACAAAAAATTATGCATAACATAAAATGAGCAGGAGGGAGTATATTTTTGGGGGCTCCGGTAACCAACACAACGTAGAACTTCTCTCGTGGGGCTTAATTGCAACCCGTCCTCGTTCTCTCCCCGAGCGCCCGGTTCCTCTCCCACCCCGCTAATTTCGGTTGCCGTTGTCTTACATTGACGGGGATTCCTTGGCCACTCAAGGCTAGCAACGATGCGTTCAGTTCGCAACTTCTACCACACGAAGAAACGGCGAGCCACCGCCTCTCACCGATCGTCCCGCTGCCACTTCTACGACCTGGAGCCGAGCACTGCAACTCCCACCGATGCTCCTACATGCCTCTACCATCACTTTTGCTGGTGGTCTGCATCTAATCTTGGACTCGCCGGCACAAAGCTCCAGGCAAGACCACATCACAACCGTCTCACACACAAGGTATTCGGCCATTTAGCCAGGTAATTTTTCATAGATTTTTTGTCTCGGTAAATTACTAACTTTAGATATAGTTCGTTTGATGCGTATAAATGGATAGCGACAATAAATTGCTAGTCCATCAATTGATGCAAGAGGAGGCCGATGCAGCGGCCGAAGAAAAGAGCGCATCATGATCATCACTTGCAGCCTGCTCGTTTGGGAAGTTTCCTATGTCCTGACATCTTCAAAAAAGCTGGAATCTGGAGGCCAAATTACATTTTTCACACTAATTTTGCAGGGTCCTAGTAGCTCTTTGTTGCCATTTAATTCTTTGTATAATCTGCCGTCAGTGACTAAGTTGCTTTGTATGCATATGAAGTAAAACTGTCACACTCAAGATAATGAAAAATAAAATAAGCTACAGGAAAATATAGCTACATCGTCCTAAAATGTATTTAAGTGGGCTTAAACTGTTGAAGCctgtgtaagggtatattgcccctatgtgtggttttggtaattaatgaaaacccctatggactaatgttctcattgagtttatatgaaggaatattccataggtactacttgtattccatgtgttggattcaagtatggatgccatgaagataaagatacaccttgtgtattggcatcaagatcatcgatttgaagatctatatgtgatatgatcaagaagaaaaaatgaagaaggagttcttatgtggaactcaatattagccatgctctatcttatgtgataagcaatggatgatcaagatcttgagagcttgattccaagtgaagaattctatATATACACGTCAAGATATtatgatagagtatgagaagatacaaggttgagttgggcaagttcaagatgagcatctcaagtggatcacatgcttgaagattgccgtccatttggtgataatggacatgtgaagatatgcatcaatggagctttcccatcatagtgtatggaggagcatttgtgagtcttcacgaagaaacaatgatcaagtaaggcattccggcttgtgtggAGCTTGaaaagttatcatcaagatcaagcgggatgcgcaaggcaaaggtatgaccttgataagtTTTCCTTTTGCCGGTCTCAAGGtgattgatgggagaccggattataggatagatagccgcactattaagagggtctttctgttgggtaacttgatcacatcgtcttagggagctcaatcctttgcatactttgcatatccctattgcttcttggttttTCTCTgtatgaggttcttgagcttgttgctagctttataacaagcccaagttcatcgaaaacggagttcgtatgACTCTTCTATGgcattttcaaggttgggtgattttaccggttattcatgatataaggttctaccttttatattcatgataaaatctccTCCTAgagattcttgtgttttcactttctataggatagcatttgttgttatctttcaaacaaaactggtttcattcaattcggagttcgggagcattcgttattaaagaaaaaggaaaaagaggaatagaataaaaagaaaaagaaaaagaagagggcCAGCCGACCGGCCGGCCTGACCGGACcggccaccggcccacccggtccgcgtcGGGTCTGGCGCTGGTGCCTGCCGGGCCGCGTCCAGTGGCCTTTGGCCCAAGACCGGCCGCAGGCTCGATCCACGACTGGCCGGCCcggcacacccccccccccccccggcccgACCGGATTCTCCCCTGTCCCGCTCGCCTATGCGCCGCCCACGCGCGATGGGCGCGGCCTGCTCGCCCAGCAAGGCCTGCGCGCGCCGACGCGGCCAGCCAGCCCGTTCGGTCGCTGCCCCGGCCTGACCGGACCCCCGGCCGGCCTACTCAGCCCAGCAACCGGTCATTCGGATGGGCCGCCGGCTGGGCCATTTTTCTAGCCATTTTTCTTGCAATTTTTCTGTgtctttttccccaacggttattttttccctttagctataaataggcttcttccaccttgagctgttctagttcttcccattcttctcctccattgttgctatttgaagaagttgcttcccctcttgattcctcccatgattcttgcccattcttgaggatttgagagaggagatctagatctacaatccccaccaatcaatttcccgtctaagtgaggggaaccctttggatctagatcttggagtcttttgttgactttccccattgttcttcctctccaatctcatcttagcatttgttgcttgggtgggatttgagtgtgaaggacttgaacacctctagtgttcttgctttgcatcattgcatagtgttgagctctccaccacgattagtttgagtgagagaccgtgagcttgttactcttggagggagacctccttgttggcttggcggttggtgctccggtgatctcttcaagaagattgtgaagaggcccgggcttctccttcgtggagcttgtgaagtggttgtggagcttgccatctccggagcggatgaaaagctaaccataaggaaagggccattatccttcgtgggtgtggctcggagaatagggtgagccttcgtggcgcagggaatccttcgtggacctccactcctccaaacgtgatgtaccttcttgcaaaggaagagaacacgggaatacatcctcgtctccgcgtgcctcggttatttctatacccgagctctctttccttgtgatagcaatcgtgcttgaagtacatatatcttgctatcacttgtgctacatatatcttgtgcctatcttgcttagctctagttgttattgttacacttagttgagcttagcatatttagggtttgtgcttgtaaactaaatgttagtttaattccgcattcttacaagacaaatccgtaagagtttttaattgcccattcatccccctctaggcgacatctcgatctttcaattggtatcagagcaaggtctatccttgattaaggcttcaccgccttgagagtaaagatgtcggctagtaatttagtgcacaatgacacaattatctttgttggcacaaattatcttttgtggcaaaattgcttgctttgtaatctttggaccttgtgtccaaacattgagcaatttctagatgtaggtttttctcctacgatggatcctcaaaatctatctttagaggatgagaaaaacttacatcttgaagctcaagtatctaatgagcctttattctccttgagaccagatttttgtaggttcttgatatatataaagcgaaagtcatctcatgagatgtggatcaagcttaaagaaatgtttggtggatccattttTCATTTGGTCGATGGTGTCTCCGAGGAGCCTTATTCCCCttaacatcatgaagagctccaagttgcatcCACCTACGGccgtgatgatatatcatcttcttccacttcaccaacatgttgcaagacacaaggtaatgatatggtgagtggtgaggaaaattgcaatgatgatattgtgctcaatagtgatgattcttcatctatatcccattgcaatgtttcttctttggacttgaacacatatagcactaaaaacaacctacatgcttgtgttgatagtccttgcatatcatgtgtaaatttcttacatagatctcatgatgatatatatgcttgccttgtcttgctcccatgatcaaaatgcttctatttcctctagttgtttgttgactaacaatgtagaggaaaccgaacactctatggatcaagatatGATTTCAAAAGGGGATTCAAGAATATGTTCATCTTCATCcttcggtatgcacatgtgccttatggcaaatggatcaaaggtatctcctactttgactcctaacacatcctctaacgatgagagtgatgatgatgataatgatgaagaatataatactttGTTGCATGATATGgggatggtatatgcttctctccatggtaataaagaagctcgtgctaatctcgaacactctatggaaactttgaataaatacaaggaaaccatagtggagttggagtcccatgttgaaaatgggagaatgagattcaatctcctcaagcaggagctaaaagatgagaagaatACTAAATTTATgctcacacaaaaaattgaatcctatgagcttgaaaatgaaaaatctattgatgatgcttgtgctactaactctaattcttgtgaagcatctaccttagaggagaatgttgagctaagggatcaacttgagttgctaactagcaattatagggaattggaagaaagtcataaaaagctctcaagctctcatgatgatcttctaatttcctatgatgggctaaagttagctcatgaggcaagtatcactaaagtaatatcttgtgagcctcatgtggacattagctcAACCTCaactcaaaatgctattttgccatgtgctagtcctcgtaacccatctagtcaaactagtgatacaccttgtgttggattacttactTTGCCTTGTCGCTCTAACAATGAagtttctacttcctctagtacttgtatttctactaaccatgtagaggaaataaaagagctcgaggcccaagtcctttctttgaagaaagacttggaaaagcgtcatgaagggaaatccgcacttgacaagatgttgagaatgcaacaatcccccaatgacaagagtggacttcgattcaactccaataacaagaacaagtccaagagcaagagcaacaagaacaagggccaagacaaagtcaaggattcggtcaagatcgtttgcttcaagtgcaaggttgaagggcatcatgttagatcatgcccattgaagaagaagaggcacttaagtgagaaacaacaagggaaatggccacaaggtcaaggtcaagctcatgctcgacctcaagttgaagataggccacttcccaagaaggatcaagataaagttccccaagcgaagaaatcaataaagaagaaaaaggggaacacttggtacttatgtcgtgagaaggggcaccttGCCTCTTCATGCTtaagtggtaccttatctaaccctataattgttgatgataatTATTCTCTAggaaaggataaggatggcagtgtgtttgccaagtttgttggaactcaaagtgttttcaagaaaagaaccatttgggttgccaagcctattgtgactaacctcttaggacccaacttggttggggaccaacaagctcaaacttgatcaataggtacataaggagggcattggagacttggctacctcatgaagaattaagggatcttcatatgttatattttgaccaagccaagtcgtatggattatcatctatatcttatatccaatgttcctctttgcggtaaattATACatcaactcatcatatttattgtaagttacttgcccctttgcatgtttggttttgtaccaaatatgtgtgtgtatgtgttgtgtcttacttacctatcttgtgtattcaagtatgtttgtttgacttatcatatacttgtgtattgttgtgagcctaatgcatcttgatgacatcttatttggctctctttgagtgattaatggaacatcccattttgggggagtgatatcccttgtgcatctctctttctttcaaaatgtgtgtacatgggtaccaccacttagtattgatattacaagattatctagtcactatgtggtgtgtcatactcatgagaaattcaaattctaaatgtccattaatcatctctagtcgattttaattgcctcttgattagaagaaatactttatcacattatgggggagtaatatgttttgtacatatcacaaacctagaaaatgtgaacatatgaggttatgccacttagagttgatactcttaattatcttgttcctaggtggcatggttgctcaaacaagctccacttttattaaaaagcttttattgctcatcttatgggttcttgtttgagtaagattTTCTTGGTAatgttttcctcaaatacatatctctatatcttatttgggacaccatttgcttcaagttattctaatcattgctatgcgtgattgtttgactagttgaagctatcaagaaacttcatccatgcatagtgcttaatccTATATAtttttatcctatgccttttatttgtggagttgatccttactatcctcgaaatataccaccggaagttaattccaatattctccTTATCTTTGACaagtgataaccttgtatgtggttaaatttatggatcatcttcaccttggaatgcttcttattgccttattttttcCAACAAAtatttgttgctcccatgtgtcttccttgtccttttgaaaaatcttttgataaattttcttgattcatatcaagtgtttgttttggaagacaaaccttttctttacggtacattgtgccattgtgaaaagtgtagagggtttggtttatttgttcgaaccttgctcttttgggagttttgctatctcattccttcttctatgctttatttgttgaatgagataaatatttgagcatgtttgctttatttcatcctttatgctcaatggtttcttcttagttcatttgtcgaactttgttgaacaaatcttttgtgattttcctctttgatataatttggacaacaaatttgtttggtcacacctttatgccttctttgaattcttttggtgttttgtccaacgtATATCCTTCTTGGATATTTAAAAGTCTTGGTGCGTGCTTATATGAAATTTGTTTATATTTATAGCATGCTttctttctttgatccattatatagggtatactccatcaaatcctaaatggctaagatgcgcatgaaattcaaatttcatctaaatatgcatatatttatatggagtgtgtcctatatattgtggttagtctaaccattttgaacccaataagtttggggaccaagatgtacttgaatgttgttttaggtacattggagatgcaatggaggcttgtctcatctataaggaaggtgttgtcaccatatgatagttggagtcaagctaggatgatcaatgaactcttatctactacatcataccattgctatctcggtaacaagtatcttattcatgcattctcatatagcatccaacctcttgtaggttgtatcttggcatgaaattatttatttcaaaaatatcgcggttcttgaaaaatcctttttaaagaaaacttcttattgtacatttgagtaatttgagaagatgcatatgataggaatatatatatatatatatcatatttatgattcacctatcctaaatatgccctctagcaatttattgcatatcacttcctcaagagctcttatgtgcaatattgatgaaattgtgaaataaatccatatttgtgatacttgttgcctttcttaaAACAtttcaactagctttacttcccttattgttagttgtgatgtttttgagattttcttggttgaagctcattcatatactgacaagggattaacttgtcaatgcctacgtattgtagactagggtttagttggaagtagagggcaagtagatctcgaaggtttcagccgaaaaatactcgacgattaagaaactagggttgtgttgacaatggattcgatcgattctttgtccctcgactcccccttatataggaggcggagccgagggattcctagcacacaagttacagaatccggaagggtttctgacccgtcccgtaataattacaagtcgatattcctaatacaattctatctttccttaacactaattgggcttccaggcttcatattctttgactcgtgggccttcagtaaaccccgggtaccatctttggcaggcctattggggatgcctatgtcagtagcccccgagattttgcttgaatcgaagaatcagggaaaatctcctacTTCATAATCATACAATAACTCTGCCAAGCTTATCACATATATTTGGAcatgcaattatatattgtacatggataatggtaattggggctagttcatctgacggatcaggtactagttaactgctctagtggcaatccgcaaaaacctacttcaagatcacatccctggacatgatctcgggatactggtgttaactcgacaggtgccacttaaggtcttaccatctgtcgagtcccagtcatgttttatcgggtacctaatgcgtccgttaggatttttcttcgtatttttttatacggaaaaaagtagcaaaccgatgtcagagacggtgccacgccgctcagaatggatctggggtcttaccttcgcaaagttttgcggccttcccgatgggagtatctgtagagttatttgtataactcgaaatatgctcactatactttttataatttcatcgggcacgcgagcagcgttcccgatgggagtagcccccgaggctacaaccaaggacttgtacttggttgtaggctcaacactttaacgccttatgtcgctatattgtcatcctTTCTTGAGCTTTttatttctatcgggtgcgcgaccagcgctcccgatgggagtagcccccgagg
It includes:
- the LOC127324170 gene encoding uncharacterized protein — its product is MVRARRPQVPAFGEWNYCYHHYGEPPAAESYYAPEPEQEACSDVWFRYSPPRKPTPKKTRRPEGEKGSVRRPRAPEADGLERATAIKARVASASRVVRPVDEDLYQVPPPEFISSHRPRRKRRSLLMGCLGLNSCVA